Below is a genomic region from Deinococcus koreensis.
GTCTCGGCAGGAGTCGTCTCCGTCGCCGCGTCCGGAGTGGGGGTGCCCGTGACGTCGGGAGCAGGGGTGACGGCGGTGGCAGGTGGGGCGGTCTCAGCCGTGGATGTGCCGGGCGCCGCCGGAATGGTGGCGGGAGTGTTGCCGGGCTCGGTCGGGGCCGCGCTGGTGGTCGCCACCGGACGGCCCTCGGGCCTGAACAGCAGGAGCCCGAAGCCGACGAGCAGCAGCGCCACCAGCAGGCCGATCAGCAGATCGGGCCAGCGGCGTGCGGAACTGGCGGGGCGGCTCATTTCATGGCTCCTTTGGCCTTGGCGCTGCCCAGGGTGGCGGCCGTCTTCAGCGAGACCTTCGCGTCGCCCTCACGGAGTTGTGCGCGCTGGGCGAGTCCGAGCATGAACCAGGCCTCGGCATTCCTGGGGGCGTCGGTGACCAGCCCCCGCAGCACGGCCTCGGCCTCGGCGTAGCGGGCACTGGCCAGCAGGGCAGAGGCCAGGTTCATGCGGGTGGTGGGCGCCGGGTTGAGCTTCACGCTTTCGGCCAGCGCACTGGCGGCGCCGCCGTAGTCCTTGCGGGCGTAGGCGCTGAGGCCCAGCCACAGGGCGGTGTCGGCGCTGGGGCTGCGGGCCTGGCTGGCCTTCAGGGCCGCGACGGCCTGGGCGTAGTTCTGCTGCCGGTAGGCCGCGACGCCCTGGATGAACTGGGCGCGCGCCTGGGTGGCCCCATCGGGCTGGAGCTTGAGCACCAGCGCGGCGTCCAGGGCCGCCTCGTCCGTCTGGTTCAGCGTGAGCCTCACGCCGGCCAGCCCGACCCTGTACGCGGCACTCTTAGGCGACAGCTTGACCGCGTTCTGGTAGGCGCCGAGGGCTCCCGGACGGTCGTTGCGGAGCACCCGGAGTTCACCCAGTCGGGCAAACGCTGCGGCGTTCCGGCCGTCCTCGCGGGTGGCGTTCTGGGCCGAGAGCACGGCGCCGTAGCTGTCGCCACCGGCTGCCAGAATGGTGGCCTTGCGCAGCAGCAGTTCGGAACGGTCGGCGCCAGTCTTCACGCGTGCCAGAGCGGCGTTCACTTCCCGCAGGGCGCGCTCGGGCAGACCCTGGGCCACGTAGATGTCGGCGAGCAGCAGGGCGCCGTCCAGCCGGGCGGGATCGCTCCTCAGCAGGGCGTACACACCGGGCAGCGCCGCCGCGCCCTGGCCGGCCAGGGTGCGGGCCTGGGCCAGCCGGTACTGGGCGTCCAGATCCTTGGGGTCGAGCGCGGTGATCTGCGCCAGGGTCGCGCCCAGCGCCGTAAAGTCGGCCTTGCGGGTCTGCTCGGCGGCCAGCGCCTCGAGCACCTGCCGCTGGGCAGCGGGCGGGGCCTTCCCGGCCATCAGCGTCTGCGCCTGGGTGTAGAGCTTCAGGGCCTCGTCGTGGTTGCCGGCGCGCGTGGCGATGACCCCCAGGTTGTAGGGGCCCTCGTAGCGGTCGGGGGCCAGGGCCACGAACTGACCCAGCTCGAAGGCCGCGCCCTTGTCGTCCTTCTGGGCCAGCAGGGCCAGGGCCAGCCCGAAATGCGGCTCGGGGTTGGTGTAGTTGGCCGCGACCAGCAGTTCGAATTCCCGGCGGGCCTTGGCGTAGTTGCCGGCCCGGAAGGCGCCCTGAGCCCCCTGCAACTGTGCCTGCTGCCCCGCCGTGAGGGGCGTGACCGGGATGGCCGGCGCCGTGGGAGCCGCGCCCGCGGCCGAGGGGTCGGCCGGTGTGGCGGCGGGCGTGGGCAGGGTCGGCACCTTGAGGGGAGAGCTGCCCGTCGATTGCAGGGTGTTCTGGATACTGGTGGTCGTGGCGACCTCCACCAGAGTCTGGCCGGAGGCAGAGGTGGCGAGGCCCAGCATCAGGCCGATCAATACGGAGCGAGTATGTTGCGTCACCTGAAAGCCTCCTGGGGTGCGGAAACGCGTATAGCGTAGCATTGCCCTCTTTCTGAACCCTTACTCATTTGTCACGGGAACCGATCTGGCGCGGCTTTTTCAGCTGGGTGCGGCTCGCTCAGGCCGAACCGCTGACCGCGCCGGGCCGCTTGAGGGCCAGCTGTCCGCAGGCCGCGCCGGCGTCCTTGCCGCGCGAGCGGCGCACG
It encodes:
- a CDS encoding tetratricopeptide repeat protein, whose amino-acid sequence is MTQHTRSVLIGLMLGLATSASGQTLVEVATTTSIQNTLQSTGSSPLKVPTLPTPAATPADPSAAGAAPTAPAIPVTPLTAGQQAQLQGAQGAFRAGNYAKARREFELLVAANYTNPEPHFGLALALLAQKDDKGAAFELGQFVALAPDRYEGPYNLGVIATRAGNHDEALKLYTQAQTLMAGKAPPAAQRQVLEALAAEQTRKADFTALGATLAQITALDPKDLDAQYRLAQARTLAGQGAAALPGVYALLRSDPARLDGALLLADIYVAQGLPERALREVNAALARVKTGADRSELLLRKATILAAGGDSYGAVLSAQNATREDGRNAAAFARLGELRVLRNDRPGALGAYQNAVKLSPKSAAYRVGLAGVRLTLNQTDEAALDAALVLKLQPDGATQARAQFIQGVAAYRQQNYAQAVAALKASQARSPSADTALWLGLSAYARKDYGGAASALAESVKLNPAPTTRMNLASALLASARYAEAEAVLRGLVTDAPRNAEAWFMLGLAQRAQLREGDAKVSLKTAATLGSAKAKGAMK